The following nucleotide sequence is from Drosophila takahashii strain IR98-3 E-12201 chromosome 3L, DtakHiC1v2, whole genome shotgun sequence.
CAAGTGCGCTGCGCTCGCTGACCTCCATCTATGCACTGCGAAATCTGCCCGCCGACAAGTGGAGGGAGATGCAGAAGCTCAGTCTGGTGGGCAACCCGGCCATACTCCTGAAGGCCGTGCGCACGGACACCATGTCCTGCGAGTACATCTCCCTGGAGGCCATGGACCGCTGGATAATCTTCGGCCTGCTGCTGAACCACCAAATGCTGGGCCAGTACCCGGAGGTCAATAAGATCTGGCTTTCCGCTTTGGAGTCCAGCTGGGTGGTGGCCCTGTTCCGCGATGAGGTTCTGCAAATTCACCAGTACATTCAGTCCACCTTCGACGGAATCAAGGGCTATAGTAAGAGGATAGGCGAGGTCAAGGAGTGCTATAATACGGCTGTCCAAAAAGCGGCCTTGATGCATCGGGAGCGACGCAAGTTCCTGCGAACGGCCCTGAAGGAGCTAGCCCTGATAATGACGGACCAACCAGGCCTGCTGGGACCTAAGGCAATATTCATTTTCATCGGTCTTTGCTTAGCGCGTGACGAGATCTTGTGGCTCCTGAGACACAACGACAATCCGCCGTTGCTCAAGAACAAAGGTTAGTGTACTGTTAAGCAGGGCTCGgaatttaacacacatgttaaaaacatgcaAAATGAATAATCAATATTGGGCAAGGATatcttaattgttatttttaaccgTTTCAAAGCTTATATTTCTgactttaatgtcaaaaactcattgtgttaaaaacacgttgtgtaaaaaacacgtcgtgttaataacacgtcgtgtaaataacacaaaaaactgtgtgtgttttttatgtttctaacataactttttttgaacttaacactttaacatttaacatgttgatagcacaaatttttttacagagtgtattattttccgaaccctgctgTTAAGGCTTTTTAACTGCTTTGACTAAAACCGCATTATTTTTACAGGAAAGAGCAATGAGGATCTGGTGGACCGGCAGCTGCCAGAGCTTCTATTCCACATGGAGGAACTGCGCGCCCTGGTCCGTAAATATAGCCAGGTAATGCAGCGCTACTATGTGCAATACTTGTCCGGCTTTGATGCCACGGATCTGAACATTCGCATGCAAAGCCTACAAATGTGTCCGGAGGACGAGAGCATCATTTTTAGCTCGCTGTACAACACGGCCGCCGGCCTGACGGTGAAGCAAGTGGAGGACAACGAACTGTTTTACTTCCGACCATTCCGCCTGGACTGGTTCCGTCTCCAAACGTACATGAGCGTTGGTAAGGCTGCGCTGAGGATTGCAGAGCATGCTGAACTGGCCCGACTTCTGGACTCAATGGTTTTCCACACCCGTGTGGTTGATAACTTGGACGAAATTCTGGTGGAGACGTCGGATCTGAGCATATTCTGCTTCTACAACAAAATGTTTGACGACCAGTTCCACATGTGCTTGGAGTTCCCCGCTCAGAACCGCTACATCATAGCCTTTCCCTTGATCTGCAGTCACTTCCAAAACTGCACGCACGAAATGTGCCCGGAGGAGCGACACCACATACGCGAGAGGTCACTCAGCGTGGTCAACATCTTCCTTGAGGAAATGGCCAAGGAGGCTAAAAACATTATAACCACAATTTGCGACGAGCAGTGCACAATGGCAGACGCTCTGCTGCCCAAGCACTGTGCCAAGATCTTGTCCGTACAGTCGGCCCGCAAGAAAAAGGACAAGTCGAAGTCGAAGCATTTCGACGACATCCGAAAGCCGGGCGACGAGTCGTACCGGAAGACGCGAGAGGATCTCACGACCATGGACAAGCTACATATGGCCCTGACGGAACTCTGTTTCGCCATCAACTATTGCCCCACTGTCAACGTTTGGGAGTTCGCCTTCGCCCCGCGCGAATATCTCTGCCAGAACTTGGAGCACCGCTTCTCCCGGGATCTTGTGGGCATGGTGATGTTCAACCAAGAGACAATGGAGATTGCCAAGCCCTCCGAGCTGCTGGCCAGCGTGCGGGCCTACATGAATGTGCTGCAAACCGTGGAGAACTACGTGCATATAGACATAACACGAGTCTTTAACAACTGTCTGCTGCAGCAAACGCAGGCTTTGGATTCTCACGGCGAGAAGACTATCGCC
It contains:
- the Hem gene encoding membrane-associated protein Hem; the encoded protein is MARPIFPNQQKIAEKLIILNDRGLGILTRIYNIKKACGDTKSKPGFLSEKSLESSIKFIVKRFPNIDVKGLNAIVNIKAEIIKSLSLYYHTFVDLLDFKDNVCELLTTMDACQIHLDITLNFELTKYYLDLVVTYVSLMIVLSRVEDRKAVLGLYNAAYELQNNQADTGFPRLGQMILDYEVPLKKLAEEFIPHQRLLTSALRSLTSIYALRNLPADKWREMQKLSLVGNPAILLKAVRTDTMSCEYISLEAMDRWIIFGLLLNHQMLGQYPEVNKIWLSALESSWVVALFRDEVLQIHQYIQSTFDGIKGYSKRIGEVKECYNTAVQKAALMHRERRKFLRTALKELALIMTDQPGLLGPKAIFIFIGLCLARDEILWLLRHNDNPPLLKNKGKSNEDLVDRQLPELLFHMEELRALVRKYSQVMQRYYVQYLSGFDATDLNIRMQSLQMCPEDESIIFSSLYNTAAGLTVKQVEDNELFYFRPFRLDWFRLQTYMSVGKAALRIAEHAELARLLDSMVFHTRVVDNLDEILVETSDLSIFCFYNKMFDDQFHMCLEFPAQNRYIIAFPLICSHFQNCTHEMCPEERHHIRERSLSVVNIFLEEMAKEAKNIITTICDEQCTMADALLPKHCAKILSVQSARKKKDKSKSKHFDDIRKPGDESYRKTREDLTTMDKLHMALTELCFAINYCPTVNVWEFAFAPREYLCQNLEHRFSRDLVGMVMFNQETMEIAKPSELLASVRAYMNVLQTVENYVHIDITRVFNNCLLQQTQALDSHGEKTIAALYNTWYSEVLLRRVSAGNIVFSINQKAFVPISPEGWVPFNPQEFSDLNELRALAELVGPYGIKTLNETLMWHIANQVQELKSLVGTNKEVLITLRTSFDKPEVMKEQFKRLQDVDRVLQRMTIIGVIICFRNLVHEALVDVLDKRIPFLLSSVKDFQEHLPGGDQIRVASEMASAAGLLCKVDPTLATTLKSKKPEFDEGEHLTACLLMVFVAVSIPKLARNENSFYRATIDGHSNNTHCMAAAINNIFGALFTICGQSDMEDRMKEFLALASSSLLRLGQESDKEATRNRESIYLLLDEIVKQSPFLTMDLLESCFPYVLIRNAYHGVYKQEQILGLAL